CGGTTCCCCGAGACCAGCGCGCCCTGGATCGACCCGGTGTCGCGGTGGTCGCCGGCCACGAACAGCCGCTCGCCGATGCGCTGGGGGCGGCGGGCCACCAGCGGCGGCGGCAGTTCCGGCAGCGTGTGCGGCACGACATGGTGGGCAACGACGTCCCAGCTCCGGGTGGAGGTCCGGTAGAGGCGCGCGAGATCGGCCCGGACCGCGGCCTCGTCCGCCTGCCCGTCGGGCCGGTCCAGCAGCGTGGTGGCCTCGATCAGGTGCTGACCCGCCGGCGCGTAGGACGGTGCGGCGTTGCTGATGACGGCGGTGTGCCAGATCGGTCCGGCGGGGCCGCCTCCGCGGCGTGAGGCGTCGAGCATCAGGAACGAGCTGTCCGTGGGCACCTCGGAGGTGCGCCACCACCAGGTCGTCAGCCCGTGCGTCGTCGGAGTGGGTTTGTCAACGAGCGCCAGGTCCTGCGGGCCGACCGCGACGATGGCTGCCCGGGCACGCAGCCAGCCCGAATCGGTGGTGACCTCCACGCCGTCGGCACTCTCACGGACCTGGCGCACCGGGTCGGCGAGGCGGACCGGGGAGCGCAGGGCGGCGGCCAGCTGCTCCGGGAGGGCCTGCATCCCCTCCCGCGGCAGGCCGGGGGTGGCGAGAGCGAACGAGCGCATCAGCAGCTTGACGTAGTTCGCCGACGCCCCGCCGCTGGAGTCGGCGAGGACGCCGGCGAGGAAGGTGTCCAGCACGTCCCGGCGCAACCGCCCCGTCAGTCCGGCCCGGTCGAAGGAGGCGGTCAGGGTCTCGTCCTGGGCGGCACGGGAGGCGGTGGTGGCGCGCAGGAGGGTCGGGCCGAGCCATCGGGTCAGGGCGGCGAGGTCCCCGAGCGGCAGGTGCGGGCTACGCAGCGTCTCCAGCGCGTGTTGGGGGTGGCGCA
Above is a window of Ruania suaedae DNA encoding:
- a CDS encoding flavin monoamine oxidase family protein, giving the protein MDADVIVVGAGLAGLQAARSLQREGLAVTVLEAGDAVGGRVRTDVIDGFRCDHGFQLLNPAYPAVRRWIDTAALGLQRFGTGVVVRDGENTTTLAHPMRHPQHALETLRSPHLPLGDLAALTRWLGPTLLRATTASRAAQDETLTASFDRAGLTGRLRRDVLDTFLAGVLADSSGGASANYVKLLMRSFALATPGLPREGMQALPEQLAAALRSPVRLADPVRQVRESADGVEVTTDSGWLRARAAIVAVGPQDLALVDKPTPTTHGLTTWWWRTSEVPTDSSFLMLDASRRGGGPAGPIWHTAVISNAAPSYAPAGQHLIEATTLLDRPDGQADEAAVRADLARLYRTSTRSWDVVAHHVVPHTLPELPPPLVARRPQRIGERLFVAGDHRDTGSIQGALVSGNRAAVALAGVLGGPRRPSR